Part of the Equus caballus isolate H_3958 breed thoroughbred chromosome 5, TB-T2T, whole genome shotgun sequence genome is shown below.
gaaactgaaaacaactgacttgaagaggaaaataaacGGTCCTGGAGACAAGAGGATCAAAAATAACATgcaagtggggctggccctgtggccgagtggttaagttcgcgcgctccgctgcaggcggcccagtgtttcgttggttcgaatcctgggcacggacatggcactgctcatcaagccatgctgaggcggcatcccacatgccacaactagaaggacccacaacgaagaatatacaactacgtactgggggactttggggagaaaaaggaaaaaaaataaaatcttaaaaaaaataaataacaagcaagaaaagaagatACAGTACAAAAGAAGCAACAGGCAAAAACGGAGGGTGGAGAAAATTAATCCAGATCTTGCCAATTTAGCAAAACGGGACCCCACACAATGTCAGCTGGGAAGTCAGGCAACCATGTATGACAACACAGTAGGAGACAACCTGTGTGACTGAAGAACAAGGGGGAGGGCAAATGACAGCCAGGAGGCGGCTTGCAGGAAGCAcactggggcaggagctgggttTCGGCTCAGACAAAGGCAGCCCTGTTCTGAGAAACATGCAGCCGACAGGGAGGCCATCCTCCTCCCAGGGACAGGCCCAGCAGGCCTAGGCAGCTCGGGAGGCCTGGCAGGGTCAAAGACACTGCTCCCAGCACTCACCCACTACAAGCAGCCaccttttttggtttgtttctctaGAGAGGAATGACTTACAAAGAAGAACAAGTAATCCCACACAGATATGCCTGAATGAGACTGAGAAAGTAAATCTTCACATATGGCAATCTAAATAGAGAACCCAATTTAAGACGGTGCTCTTCAAGATGGGCCTTCGGAGCCGAGTCAAGGTCTTCAGAGCCATGAAAAAGGCCCTGGGACAGCTCCTCCATGTGGCCTCAACACTCTGCTCTGTCCAAGTCTCTTCCCAGTGTCCCCAACCTCCACCTTGCACCATCACCACTCCTGCCAGCCTTCCCACCACACTTTTCTCTCTGAACCTGCATCGCCCTATCATCTCTTTACCTCTCTTCTCCCTAACTAACCAGACGACCAGACACACCAAGTCCAGCACTCACTCACTCCAGCTACCACGAGGAAGATTAcattattgttttttcctttcccaaaggCTTAAAATTTGGACTAAGTTTTtttgagggggagggagagagggaggtggaggggtgaAAACAGACAACACATGGGTGAAGGTGTCCAGGTCATCTCATGAAGGGGTGACTCAGGACATCAGAGATGCTGGGAGCCCAGAGATTGGAGCTGAGAGACCAGATGTGCACAACAGGGTGACGCCCAGCACAGGCCACTATCTTGAGCTACAGCTACAAAAGTCAGATGAGGACCTGGGAAACATCTACCACTCCTCCCCCACCATCAAGAAACCCAACCCTGACCCAACAATCTCAGGCCCGCTTCCACCTCCAGGCAACTGCTGTCCATCAGGACGCACTGCCCATCAGGACGCACTGCCCGAGGGAACTACTCTATTCCACCTCAGGACGCAGGGGGCACTCGTCAAACCACACACGGCAGCCACTTCCCTTCTGATAAGAAGTCCCAAAATAATCCACGAGTTACCATGCGAGGATGcaacttcagaaaataaaactctGCTGCTCTCAAAGTTGCCTCAGACCTACAGAACGCCACACGCAGTTACTTAATAGCAGTCTACTACAGAAGAGTAGTGTAACAACTAGAAAGGATGGATATAAATCACAGGAATCTTCAGGTACCTTTCTATTAAGCTGTTGTAAGCTACTACGCTATTCTTCAGGTATGGCTGTGGGGTCACATTGCTACCAAAGGCATACTTAAAATGACCATCACGTAACCGATAGGCTTTCCTTCTTGACACAACTGATGTCAATATATCTTTAAGGTGattctgtaaaaacaaaaaagaaaagaaaaaatagcatgaACTCCTctttaaaagcaaataataaacCTTCCATTGACCAAAAAATGTTTATTGGCATTTAGTGGATGGAGATGTGGGGCAGGCTAGCATGTGCTGGAACCAAAGGCATGTTTGCCAAAGACCCACAGAGCCACCCCACGCAGCGGGTAGAGGACAAAGGGAAACGcactatttttatttagttctattTGAGATGGGCTTGCTCTACAGGGAATTTATTAAagaagtttttctctctctcaattggCTGCTTTCTCACAAATGATTTTCACATAGCtttaaataaaagtacaaaaataaataaatcctaaaaCAGGCAAACTACCTTGAAACTTGGTTTAAAATGGGACAAAAAGTTTCCGGGTCTGGGCTTTATTGGTCATAGTGCCCAATCCTCTAAAGTCCTTGCATGAAAAGAACCCTGGCTCTCTCAAAAGGCCATGAAAACAGCAGATATgtaggaaataaacaaaaactagGTATTTAACATCTCTTGACCTTTATGAGAGCCAAGCACATCAGCGTGTGCTGGAGACGGTGAGGAGAGAGGCAGAATGGGTCCCAGCCCTGTACGGACGGGGCAGCCAGGACCAGGCCGAGTGGGGCTTCAGTTACACCACTCAGATCATCGCACAGCAGGACTGCAAGGCACAATTCATAACGTCCACACAGAATCCATCTCATGTTTGTAACTTCATGAGGCAGCTATTATAATCTTGAGGGACAGGCGAGGAAACGGCAGCCCAGAGAATTGAAAGCAATTACCCAACGTCACCTGACAGCACCTGTGCACTAAAGATCtcaatgtatatttttttgtCAGATAACTAAATGAATAAAACGATGGATGAAAGAGTGTGCTGAGACAAGAATCCCACTGTTCAGACGCCCATTCTAACGCTCTTCAAATGCCGTACCACAACAAAACCATGTGATTTTAATGTCTAGGATTCTCAATCTCattgttttccttaaaaactGTTCCCCTGTTCACAAATTAAACATCAGATCAAGCAGAAGTGTTATGCCCTAAGTAACCTTTCGAAAAGCTTGGTCTGTTAGCTGAAGGTAACTGTTTGGATTGTGATGTGTTTCTCCCACAGAAGAAAACTTCGACAATGACAATTCCGAGATCAGAGTGAcactttgattcttttcttgcAGTACCAACTTTGAACAACACACACAAGCTCGTCATAGCCATTCTGTAAAACTTCTGCCACCAGCAAACCAACCTCCACGGCATAGACCACAGCCGAGACGGCCTCCTCGGTGACGTTGTCCAGCCCATGCTCGTACGCCGTCACTATCATTCTCCCTTCCAGCTGGCCCCGGGTCGGAAGCATCATCGTGTGGGAACAAAGTTTCAAGTCATCATCATCTTGAGGATCCTTTGCCACAAACTGCTGGGCTCCCGAGAGGGGATTTTGAGGCTGGAATCTATGCTATGGGTAAGAAAACCTTTCAAAATTACTCATTACAGTGCAAGTAATGAGACCCAAAAAGAGTAACCAATGTATTGGATTTGAGATGCCACAAATTAATGCCATCAAAACCCTATTAcagaggttaaaaagaaaaaagtaactcAGGCACAAATACCAAAGATTCACCCCCATTACATGGTCATAATGAAGACATGAATTAAAGGGAATAATGGTAGTAGGCATAGCAGTTTATTCTATTCAATTAATACCTTGGCAATCACAGAAGatataaaactattttcaaataagCCAGAGCATTTTAACTATACTTGTAAGTAAGCAGGTTCTGaaagtataaatatgtaattaaagcttTAATTAAGCCCTAAAAAGCCTAGCTAACCAATCTAACAGATCTAATAACAAACAGTCCGAGATAATgctatataatttaactattTGGTTACCATTATCTTCTACTTACATTCTCAACAGGGAATCTAAGACACAGTCATACTAATTATTTGAAAGAGTTTTTCTCAATCGTTTTCCACTCATAAAGCCTCAGCCTTCCTCTGGGAGATTCTGACAGCCCATTTATATTGTCCATCATCAGTGGGAGATAAGCCCCTGGTAGCTGTTGCTTAAGCCCAACATACAAGATTTTGTAGCAAATGTGGCTTGTCCCTATTTGAAGTTCATATTATAAAAGCAACACTCgtttttccattttccaagtATAAGACTCTATTTTATATCAAACATGCCTTTTTAAACCAAGTATGCCTCTCTGGAAATACTGTTGCCCTCCAGATTGAGTATTATTAATATAAAACACGGAGCAAAggtagaaataaatgtttgttgatggTATTCAACAAAGCTATCAATACCCAGTCAAATCCAGAAAAGGGATACTTTGGGAAGCTTTGTTCTCTAGATGTGAACTGGAAAAACCAAGTTATtctaaaatgtttacaaattttaTAGCCAAATGCTTTCATAAACTCTCTGCTGATCCCCAGAAGGCTCAGGGCCTAGCTAGGTATCACCAGGACCCCGCCAGAGGCCTCCAGGCCTCCTGGGCCCTTGGAACAGAAGTCTGTTCAGTCTGAGAAACATTATTCATTCCAGAGAAATAgtcaagaggagaaagaacacagGCACAGTTTCTGAATCACTGAAGAATCATTAGGTACTAACGATAACATTAATACGTATGCAGTAAGAAACCAGAACTCAAATTCAGACACCTGGACTCACAAGCTTTGAAACTCTCACCAACTTCAAGCACAGTGACATCTTGTTCCCCCCCAAATCATGACCCCTTTTTTTCAACTCCACTACCAAcaatttaatattcatttaataACTAAAGCCAGTTCCATCACACCAGTACTTAAATCACTTGTTACCAATATCTACCGAAGAACAACCTACGTCAAATTTCTGACGAACAGaagaaagttttttctttcccttcgGTTTCCCAGGTTTGGCTGCAGAACCCCCTGTCCAGGGCAGAGATCCAGCACCCtctatgagaaagaaaaagaataatcatGAGAGAAAATAATGACAACTGATAACTGCTAAGTTTGTTCTCATTTTGGtctaaaaatgtatgaaatgttCAAGTAacgaaaataaacaataaatgctTAAATTCagactttctctttctatttctctaaaCAAAACTATAAATTCTCTCAAATCACATGAGTGACAGACAAGATAAgatctcaacaaatttcaaggaTGGGCAAAAAAGGTGCTGCCTTACAAAGCAGACACATGGAAGGCGTAACCTGGCCAGGCAAGGCTGGTAACTGAGGTGGAAGCGGGTCAACCTGCCTGTTAGAAATCCACAAGGAATCTGGATTTAGAGATGAAACCAGGAGGGATCAGTAAAGCTAAAAACAAGCTTAATGGAAGGTCTATATTCAAAAGTCATCCACACAAACCTGGTTCCTCATCCCCAGGACTGagctcagcaaaaaacaaaaatgcaaggTGCCTTGTTCAAAAATTGAGAATTTCAAGACAACCACAGCAGAGCACTAAACCCGGTGGGGGGCCCTCCTGAGTCCTTGGGCCACGAAGCCAGCTCTGCTCACTCCCATACAcgggggagggtggagagagacTGGAGGACTCTCAACTAgtgaaacagaacaaaatttcTGGGATTTACTAAGGTAGCTGGCCCCCTAGCGCACAGCTCTCTGCAAGCCAGCACTTGAGGAATCCCAGTCATTAGAGCTGGCCTCCTGACAGCTCACTCTAAAGCAAATCTCCAGGCGATTCTATGCTTCATTCTTAAATGCGATCATCAGACATTTGACAataatctgtaaaatgacaaaaataccaagctaaacaaacaaaaaatagacgTCCTAGAGATAAAGAATTCAGGCAACACAAAGGACTTCGAAAAATTTTTAACTGGCATCCTCAGAGAAGTCTGAGAAGATGTATACCCATAGAACAGAAAGAGGCGGCCATAAATTGCTTAAAGAATGCACTGGACAAAAAGGCTGAAAGATAAAACTCACAAAACACAGGGCAATGAGACGATGAGACAGATGTCTAAAACCAGTCAACCCAAAAGGAGAATTAAGTATACTATGAGGGAAGCTCTGGAGGTCCCACCAGAAGAGCAAAAAACAAAGTAGTTGTCTTGGAGAACATGTCTGGGGTAGGAGGAAGCCCTTCTTATAAGACCTTCTgtactctttttttaatcatgaacaTATACGGTttagtgttaaagaaaaaaatcaaagtaatacaAGCTCATTACAGcacacttgaaaaaaataaccCCCCACAACttaagatagaaaaagaaatcacccATCCTCCTGGCAGAAGCATTTCCATTGTGATGTTTTTGGAAGGATGAATTTTTAaagctttggaaaaaaaatactccaacttcctcagtttaaaaaaactgcttgggggaccagccccatggccgagtggttaagttcgtgtgctctgcttcaggggcccagggtttcaccggttcggatcctgggtgcggacatggcacctctcatgaggccacgctgaggcagcatcccacatagcagagccagagggacctacaactatgtactggggggctttgaggaaaagaaggaaaaaagaaaaagaaggttgggaagagatggtagctcaggtgccaatcgtgaaaaaaaaaaagaaagaactgtttGGGAAGTCAAGGCCCTCTTCTGTCACTTCAAGTGTCTTTGGCGCACCCACATCTCACTTGATAAGGTCAGCCAATCTTAGATGACGTCCCAAAGAAACCTATGCCTGACAAATGGAACTGGCGTCAGGTGACGCCTGTCGTGTGGCCCCATCCTCGGGGTGAGGAAGCCAAGCGCGGTGAGGAGTGACAACGAGGACAGCTTTCCGGCAGCAGCTGATGTCTGCTAGGATTCAACACGTCCACCCGCCAGTTCCACAGGGCCTCCgggtagtttttcttttcttttgttttcttttctctgaagtttgtttcctaatctataaaaagAGGCTAATAATACCCACCCTGAAGAgtagctgtgaggattaaagataTGCAGGTAAAGTGCCTAGCGCATTGCAGTCACTCAATAAACAATATTATCAAGATCATCTTTCCTGCCTAgcttagaaaaatagaaaacaaatcaccCACAATTACTATGAGGGCAAAGAActatatttctacattttacttttaaaagaaatcaccTCTTTGTTGCCAGCAAGTATTAATTTCATTATGAGGAAATATATTTAGGGTGTTTGATGGAGAAATAACCTCTCAAATTCCAAATCtttcttcatttactttaaaataatcagtGACAACCATTCAAGAATATCAAAGggtttatttaattaaaatcagCCACCTACACTTACTAATACTGCTTCATTTTGTttggcatttttttatttttaaaagtacttgtTCAGATATTCTCGATCTGCTTTTTATAACCCGACAGGTAGATATTAATGCTTCTATTTTATACATGTGAAAGCTAAGAACATGCAATAATTAACCACACTATCTAAGCTGGTTGCAAAACCTAAACCTGAACCCAAGCGTCTTGACGCCTATCAACCACAGTTTTGATTTCTGGTCATTCCActtacctttgtgtgtgtggcACTTTAGAACAGATCTACCTAAAAAGTAAGATCTGGTCCTCACAATGGTGGCTTTTCCAATCCCACTACATTTCACACAATGAAGTAGATTATCTTTATGACTGACTGCCTGAAGTGCCCTTCTATCTAAATTAGCAGAGCATCAGAGCTCTGACACGGTGTGAGACGGTGCGGTGAGGGGCCTGCAGAGGGTAAGGGAGGCAACCATTCTCCAGCACCCGGCTCCAGAAGCATCGCTCTGTTCACTCCTTTACACCAACAACTGTTATGAGTGCGGAGGAGTGGCGCTCTGGGAGGTCCTGTCTGACTTCTTCATCACACAACAGAGGTTGGCAGAGAGGGATGATACAAAATACCAGccatttctctctgtgtgtgaggaagactggccctgaggtcacatctgttgctaatcttcctctttttgcttgaggaagattgtcatttcTAGATACACATGGGCTTCTAAAGGGCCATCAGAATCACTACAGgccttttaaagacaaaaaaattcaatttaatctACAGCAGAAAGTACTGACAAATCCAAGTTTTTCACAAGAGCTCAGGATAAGTTTTATCATGAGGCAAATTTTTaacgtatttatttatttttgactaaCTGATTAAAATAAGATGGTTGAAAGAGGTTACTTGTGCAACTTAAACTCCAATAAATTAGGGGCAGAGGCATCGGTGTTTCTGACACCCGTGTAGGTGGCAGCGGCAGATGCAGCTTCCCGCCCTCCCACCACCGCCAGTCTCCAAGGCCCTCTCTCCAACCCTCCAGCGCCTCCGCCTCACTTCAGAAGGCAGTGAGAGCACCAGCTCTCCATGCGCCATggccccctctccccccacccaccgCAGCCTCTCCGCACCCGCGGCCCGGGCACTGCCCGCAGCTGCTGCTTCCCCGAGGCCACCTGCTTCCTCACTTCCCACGGACTCCCCTGACCCACGTCCAGCTGCGGGGGAGTAAGGCCCAAAGGTCAGCGCAAGGAGAGGGACATCACCCGCCTTACAAGGTTCTATAAAGGACTCTACCGACACAACAGCGCCCCATGGCCTTGCTGACCGCGTCCCTGCAAGTATTTCCAACCCCTTACCTGGTGTAGACACCAAAATCTGACAACGCGTGAGGATGGCCAGGAGGAAGTCATTGTGAGAGTGGACTGAAAAAGGGAAGGTTGCCACATGTCAAatacaaaatacaacaaaaggaaACCATTATTTTAGTCTAGCTTTTAAGGATTTTGGATATTCCCCTACTCTGCCATTGTTTacacttaattttaaatattcacattATTAAAATGACCTTACACACCACTaaaaccaaaattttatttttttaagtgaaaaagatttTAACTTATTGCAAATGCAGGAAAACTTCAGAACAGTGAAACAACTCCCCAGATAACTGTTTTACCATTATCCTGCGTGAGAAGTCTATGAGCTTCCAGGTCGAACTCCTCTTTGCTGATCTTCTGCTTGAACCACAGCTTGAGGTTAGCCCAGTATCTGCAGAGGCAGAAGCAGTATTCAGATCCACAGGTCCTGCTTCTTCCCCGCAGTCACCTCACCGGCTCCAACTACCGGGGAAGGACATTTTGCATTCCCTGGTGTTAGGGGCTGAACCGTGTCCCCTCCAAAAGTCATCtggtgaagccctaaccccagcaccttagaatgtgactatatttggagacagggcctttaacggggtaaattaagttaaaatggagtggttagggtgggccctaggCCAGTGTGACTGGTACCCTTACAAGAAGAGATGAGGacacacagagggagggagagacaccCCAGACAACGGGCACCTGCAGTCCAGGGGGAGAGACCGGCAGCTCCATGTCAGACTGCCACCTCCCGACTGTGGGAAAGTCAACTTCTGCCGTTCaggccacccagtctgtggggCTCCGTCACGGCAGCCCAGCAAACTGACACACcaacaggaggaaaaggaagccaagTCCTTCCTAAAAGGGACTGACAGGGAGTCACAGAATGGGATTCACCTCAGTGAGCCACGGCTGCCCCTTTCCTTCCTCAGGGTTGCCTTCCTAAAAGACCCCTCTCCGGAATCCCACATTTAAAGTTTATATTCTaaaagtattattaactacagttaataatactgtattgcacatttgaaagctgctaagcaAGTAGATCTCacaagttctcatcacaagaaaaattttttaactatgtgtggtgacggatgttaactagacttattgtgttgattattttgcaatatacacaaatattgaatcattacatgtacacctgaaattaatattttatagatcaattatctcaataaaaaaagatgtatatttt
Proteins encoded:
- the TADA1 gene encoding transcriptional adapter 1; protein product: MATFVSELEAAKKNLSEALGDNVKQYWANLKLWFKQKISKEEFDLEAHRLLTQDNVHSHNDFLLAILTRCQILVSTPEGAGSLPWTGGSAAKPGKPKGKKKLSSVRQKFDHRFQPQNPLSGAQQFVAKDPQDDDDLKLCSHTMMLPTRGQLEGRMIVTAYEHGLDNVTEEAVSAVVYAVENHLKDILTSVVSRRKAYRLRDGHFKYAFGSNVTPQPYLKNSVVAYNSLIESPPAFSAPCAGQNPASHPPPDDAEQQAALLLACSGDTLPASLPPVNMYDLFEALQVHREVIPTHTVYALNIERVIMKLWHPNHEELQQDKVHRQRLAAKEGLLLC